A DNA window from Chthonomonas sp. contains the following coding sequences:
- a CDS encoding aminopeptidase P family protein, with the protein MKSLAFVLLAAGVVAHAQTEQKFWEWIPDQTPIAKHKERRDRLRSMLPAGGYAVIFTNPEQVRNNDVDFQFRADSNFLYLTGMKEPDSVVFLAKDGIEFQGKMVKEILFCNGRDAGSERWLGYRFGPERAKDVLQFEATASNREWNAFVNALPITPEKRTILAPQPELAGRTLGSMIGAWNAWTTKNQASLTLERREARTLGTMRYIKDAEEIRLLKQACSISARSHNEVMRQCRPNMPEYAMSALMEYGFKKHGCEYLGYGNIVGSGPNTCILHYMQNERPMKGGELLLMDCGGEYHGYTADVTRTIPINGKFTEPQRQIYQLVLDAQEAGIKACVDGAAFGAGHRAASDVMAAGLVKLGVIKAPNELGRYFMHGTSHSLGLDVHDAMPTDSTLRPGAVLTVEPGIYISEGSPCDPKWWNIGVRIEDDILVTAKGPVNLSAEAPRTIKDVEAMMRSGRK; encoded by the coding sequence ATGAAGTCCCTCGCCTTCGTTCTCCTGGCTGCTGGCGTTGTCGCCCACGCTCAAACTGAGCAAAAGTTCTGGGAATGGATCCCCGACCAAACGCCGATCGCCAAGCACAAGGAGCGCCGCGACCGATTGCGCAGCATGTTGCCGGCGGGCGGGTATGCGGTGATCTTCACCAACCCCGAGCAGGTGCGGAACAACGACGTGGACTTTCAGTTCCGCGCGGACTCAAACTTTCTCTACCTCACGGGCATGAAGGAGCCGGATTCGGTGGTGTTTTTGGCCAAAGATGGCATCGAGTTCCAGGGCAAGATGGTCAAGGAGATCTTGTTCTGCAACGGGCGAGACGCCGGCAGCGAGCGCTGGCTCGGCTACCGGTTCGGTCCGGAACGCGCGAAGGATGTGTTGCAGTTTGAGGCCACCGCGAGCAATCGCGAATGGAACGCGTTTGTCAATGCGCTTCCGATTACGCCCGAAAAGCGTACGATTTTGGCTCCTCAACCCGAGCTTGCGGGCCGAACTCTGGGCAGCATGATTGGGGCTTGGAACGCCTGGACCACCAAGAATCAGGCGTCCCTGACGCTAGAAAGGCGCGAGGCTCGCACGCTCGGGACCATGCGCTACATCAAGGATGCCGAGGAGATTCGGTTGCTGAAGCAGGCCTGCTCCATCTCCGCGCGGAGCCACAACGAAGTGATGCGCCAATGTCGCCCAAATATGCCGGAATACGCGATGAGCGCGCTGATGGAATACGGGTTCAAAAAGCATGGCTGCGAGTACCTGGGTTACGGCAACATCGTGGGCAGCGGCCCCAACACGTGCATCTTGCACTACATGCAAAATGAGCGCCCCATGAAAGGCGGCGAGCTGTTGCTCATGGATTGCGGTGGCGAATATCATGGCTACACCGCCGACGTGACGCGCACGATCCCGATTAACGGCAAGTTCACCGAGCCGCAGCGGCAGATTTATCAGCTGGTTTTGGATGCTCAAGAAGCGGGCATCAAGGCCTGCGTTGATGGCGCGGCTTTCGGTGCGGGCCACCGCGCGGCCAGCGACGTGATGGCGGCGGGGCTCGTGAAACTGGGTGTGATCAAAGCCCCTAACGAGCTGGGTCGCTACTTTATGCACGGCACCAGCCACAGCCTTGGCCTGGATGTCCACGACGCGATGCCGACGGATTCGACGCTGCGGCCCGGTGCGGTGCTCACCGTCGAGCCGGGCATCTATATCAGCGAGGGCAGCCCCTGCGATCCGAAGTGGTGGAACATTGGCGTGCGCATTGAAGACGACATTTTGGTGACCGCCAAGGGGCCGGTGAACCTGAGCGCCGAAGCTCCGCGGACCATCAAGGATGTCGAGGCGATGATGCGGTCGGGCCGAAAGTAG
- a CDS encoding PEP-CTERM sorting domain-containing protein, with protein MKLRAIGLIALLGAGIVASAAPDAPQFRQLRRIELSSNFDGGVASHGSVASGVASDGTNVYISGWTSGANQTQGVYRITNLLANLANPSVAISGGSFHTQTVARGGSRQTKLEWGNNQLYWGFGMGSDGASAGETGSASGIKSLSSTGAENWYKRPWELLGLSTATGSRRADAFTVDPATGKLVVLNFFNTPFGSAVDANGNFLTNMTVTGAQSSFRDAAALSGGRIITKRATTSAVAGAVGLQTRVFDGTGTLLAPSDVAALPLTSSTNAEEHVEAGEAYNAGWVNSHAYVASSFKNSTPAADGSKISIHGLNPSDFASYLLDGTENGFARFGTVSNGATLQTFLNMQDVTMGGNRYMLVTESFGTRDYLRVYQLVPEPGSALAIGLGAALMLRRRKK; from the coding sequence ATGAAATTACGCGCAATTGGGCTCATCGCCCTTCTTGGCGCTGGCATCGTCGCCAGCGCAGCTCCGGATGCACCGCAGTTCCGGCAACTTCGACGCATCGAACTCTCGTCCAACTTTGACGGCGGCGTAGCCAGCCACGGTTCAGTCGCTAGCGGCGTGGCTTCCGATGGTACCAACGTCTATATCAGCGGTTGGACTTCGGGGGCAAACCAAACGCAAGGCGTTTATCGCATTACCAACCTGCTTGCAAACCTGGCGAATCCGTCGGTCGCAATCTCGGGTGGTTCGTTCCACACGCAAACCGTGGCTCGTGGCGGCAGCCGCCAAACCAAGCTCGAATGGGGAAACAACCAGCTTTACTGGGGCTTCGGCATGGGCAGCGATGGTGCGAGCGCCGGTGAAACCGGTTCGGCCTCGGGCATCAAGTCGCTTTCTTCGACGGGCGCCGAGAATTGGTACAAGCGACCCTGGGAACTGCTCGGTCTGAGCACCGCCACCGGTAGCCGCCGCGCGGATGCCTTTACGGTTGATCCGGCCACAGGCAAGCTCGTTGTTCTCAACTTCTTCAACACCCCGTTTGGTAGCGCCGTGGACGCCAACGGAAACTTCTTGACCAACATGACCGTGACAGGCGCTCAGTCGTCGTTCCGCGATGCTGCTGCTCTTTCGGGTGGTCGCATCATCACCAAGCGAGCGACAACTTCGGCGGTGGCTGGTGCGGTCGGCCTTCAAACTCGCGTGTTTGATGGCACGGGCACGTTGCTCGCTCCGAGTGACGTTGCTGCTCTGCCGCTCACGTCCTCCACGAACGCTGAAGAGCACGTGGAAGCCGGCGAAGCCTACAACGCCGGCTGGGTGAACAGCCATGCCTACGTGGCGTCGTCGTTTAAGAACAGCACGCCGGCGGCAGACGGTTCGAAGATTTCGATCCACGGTCTTAATCCGTCGGACTTCGCGAGCTACCTGCTCGACGGGACCGAAAACGGCTTCGCCCGCTTCGGCACGGTTTCTAATGGCGCAACGTTGCAAACGTTCCTGAACATGCAAGACGTGACGATGGGCGGCAACCGCTACATGCTCGTGACGGAATCGTTCGGAACCCGCGACTACCTGCGCGTGTACCAACTGGTGCCCGAGCCGGGTTCGGCGCTGGCCATCGGTCTGGGCGCGGCGCTGATGCTCCGCCGCCGCAAGAAGTAA
- the rpsS gene encoding 30S ribosomal protein S19, with amino-acid sequence MARSLKKGYFVDDHLVKKVAAMNDSTNKSVIKTWSRRSTIIPDFIGHTIAVHDGRKHIPVFVTENMIGHKLGEFAPTRTYKGHGGSLPDRGARLR; translated from the coding sequence ATGGCAAGAAGTCTTAAAAAGGGATACTTTGTCGACGATCACCTGGTGAAAAAGGTGGCCGCGATGAACGATTCCACAAACAAATCCGTGATCAAGACCTGGTCGCGGCGATCCACCATTATTCCGGACTTTATCGGTCACACGATTGCAGTCCACGACGGTCGAAAGCACATCCCGGTGTTCGTCACCGAGAACATGATTGGCCACAAGCTGGGCGAGTTCGCGCCGACCCGGACCTACAAGGGTCACGGCGGCTCACTTCCCGATCGGGGGGCTCGTCTGCGGTAA
- the rplV gene encoding 50S ribosomal protein L22, which yields MEAKAIAKYVRVQPRKVRIVAAEVKGKSAIAVANTLQFHPSKGAYYLRKVVVSAIANAETNLGLPGNTLKIARIQVDEGPKLKRVTQKAMGRGARIVKKTSHITVFVSEQEAAKEVKPHGTKAKDRPKFEAPKKAKAAKKDEVKAEAAEEATPVAEEVVEAPAAEAEAPAETAEKTEETN from the coding sequence ATGGAAGCGAAAGCAATAGCAAAATATGTCCGCGTTCAACCGCGTAAGGTGCGCATCGTCGCCGCCGAGGTGAAGGGCAAGTCCGCCATCGCCGTGGCCAACACGCTGCAGTTCCACCCCAGCAAGGGTGCCTATTACCTGCGCAAGGTCGTCGTCAGCGCCATCGCCAATGCCGAGACGAATCTCGGTCTTCCCGGCAACACGCTGAAGATCGCCCGCATCCAAGTGGATGAAGGTCCCAAGCTCAAGCGCGTGACGCAAAAGGCTATGGGCCGTGGCGCCCGCATCGTCAAGAAGACCAGCCACATCACGGTCTTTGTGAGCGAGCAAGAAGCCGCGAAGGAAGTCAAGCCGCACGGTACCAAGGCTAAGGATCGCCCCAAGTTTGAGGCTCCGAAGAAGGCCAAGGCCGCCAAGAAGGACGAAGTGAAGGCCGAAGCCGCCGAAGAAGCCACTCCGGTGGCCGAAGAAGTGGTGGAAGCACCCGCAGCCGAAGCAGAAGCTCCGGCGGAAACCGCGGAAAAGACGGAGGAAACGAACTAA
- the rpsC gene encoding 30S ribosomal protein S3, which produces MGQKIHPVGFRIGVIRGWDSHWYYDKKGYAAALKSDFDIREVVKARVGSGNVSRIEIERAAQRVKVNVFTPRPGAVIGRGGKGIDELTNQLNAMVRKMDKTASVQVNVTEIRQPEVDAQLVAENIAQQLEKRISHRRAMRQSMTRATRMNCRGMKIMVGGRLNGSEIARSEMDRIGKVPLHTLRADIDYGTATARTIYGSVGVKVWIYKGEVLPEKQRLAMAEPVREPRRPRRRPEDGAAPVAEAPAAAPAAPAAEEGGTN; this is translated from the coding sequence ATGGGTCAGAAAATTCACCCAGTTGGCTTCCGCATCGGCGTCATTCGCGGATGGGACAGCCACTGGTACTACGATAAGAAGGGTTATGCGGCCGCACTGAAGAGCGACTTTGACATTCGCGAAGTGGTCAAGGCCCGTGTCGGTTCCGGCAACGTCTCGCGCATCGAAATCGAGCGTGCTGCTCAACGCGTCAAGGTGAACGTATTCACCCCGCGTCCCGGCGCGGTCATCGGTCGCGGCGGCAAGGGCATTGACGAACTCACCAACCAACTGAACGCGATGGTCCGCAAGATGGACAAGACCGCTTCGGTTCAAGTCAACGTCACCGAAATCCGCCAGCCGGAAGTGGACGCTCAACTGGTCGCCGAGAATATCGCTCAGCAACTCGAAAAGCGAATTAGCCACCGCCGCGCCATGCGCCAATCCATGACTCGGGCCACGCGCATGAACTGCCGCGGCATGAAGATCATGGTGGGTGGACGTTTGAACGGATCGGAAATCGCCCGCAGCGAAATGGATCGAATCGGCAAGGTGCCGCTCCACACGCTCCGCGCAGATATCGATTACGGCACCGCCACCGCCCGCACGATCTACGGATCGGTCGGCGTGAAGGTGTGGATCTACAAGGGCGAAGTGCTTCCCGAGAAGCAGCGCCTGGCCATGGCCGAGCCGGTTCGCGAACCGCGCCGTCCGCGCCGCCGACCCGAAGACGGAGCTGCTCCGGTGGCTGAAGCCCCCGCCGCCGCACCTGCCGCACCCGCGGCCGAAGAAGGAGGAACGAACTAA
- the rplP gene encoding 50S ribosomal protein L16 produces MLMPKRVKHRKMHRGRMSGLATRGNHIDFGDFAMMSLECGWITSRQIEAARIAMTRHIKRGGKVWIRIFPDKSYTKKPLEQRMGKGKASVEGWVAVVKPGRIMFEMDGVPEDVAKEAMRLARMKMPIRTKFVTKADFANGAPLESGKEHAIQTVKRKKHLNPDASAEPAAAPAAATEESTAE; encoded by the coding sequence ATGTTAATGCCCAAGCGCGTGAAGCACCGCAAGATGCACCGCGGTCGTATGAGTGGACTCGCCACCCGTGGTAACCACATCGACTTCGGCGACTTTGCGATGATGTCGCTCGAATGTGGCTGGATCACCAGCCGACAGATCGAAGCCGCTCGTATCGCCATGACCCGCCACATTAAGCGTGGCGGTAAGGTCTGGATCCGCATCTTCCCGGACAAGTCGTACACCAAGAAGCCCTTGGAACAACGGATGGGTAAGGGTAAGGCCAGCGTCGAAGGCTGGGTAGCCGTCGTCAAGCCGGGCCGCATCATGTTCGAAATGGACGGGGTGCCGGAAGACGTGGCGAAGGAAGCTATGCGACTGGCACGCATGAAAATGCCGATCCGAACCAAGTTCGTCACCAAAGCCGATTTTGCTAACGGCGCTCCGCTGGAATCGGGCAAAGAGCACGCAATCCAGACCGTCAAGCGCAAGAAGCACCTGAACCCGGACGCCTCCGCCGAACCTGCCGCTGCTCCCGCAGCCGCCACGGAGGAATCAACCGCAGAATGA
- the rpmC gene encoding 50S ribosomal protein L29, giving the protein MKDIKCADLRDKSVPELEEMLAREKADLFKARRDLVFRQMTDTASLKVRRHNIARILTLISEKKRGSEK; this is encoded by the coding sequence ATGAAAGACATCAAATGCGCCGATCTTCGGGACAAGAGTGTGCCCGAGCTGGAAGAAATGTTGGCCCGCGAAAAGGCCGACCTCTTCAAGGCTCGCCGCGACCTCGTGTTCCGCCAAATGACCGACACGGCTAGCCTTAAGGTCCGACGCCATAACATCGCTCGAATCCTGACTTTGATCAGCGAAAAGAAGCGAGGGAGTGAAAAGTGA
- the rpsQ gene encoding 30S ribosomal protein S17, translating into MSEQVAEVRGRRKVRQGVVSSNKMEKTVVIKLVRRVRHPLYGKTVLKTEKFKAHDELGCDIGDRVEIMETRPLSKEKRWRVTRILEKVK; encoded by the coding sequence GTGAGCGAACAAGTAGCTGAAGTCCGAGGCCGACGTAAAGTCCGCCAAGGCGTCGTCAGCTCCAATAAAATGGAGAAGACGGTGGTCATCAAGCTGGTCCGCCGCGTGCGTCACCCGCTGTACGGCAAAACGGTTTTGAAGACTGAAAAGTTCAAGGCCCACGACGAATTGGGATGCGATATCGGCGACCGAGTCGAAATCATGGAGACCCGTCCGCTAAGCAAAGAAAAGCGATGGCGCGTCACCCGCATCCTTGAGAAGGTGAAGTAA
- the rplN gene encoding 50S ribosomal protein L14: MIQQFSRLKVADNSGAREVMCIRVLKGSQPRYGGVGDVIVCSVKAATPNMPIKKGDVVKAVIVRTRKAVRRVDGSMLRFDDNACVVINPNNGEPRGTRIFGPVARELRDSNYMKIVSLAPEVL; encoded by the coding sequence ATGATTCAACAGTTTTCTCGACTTAAGGTCGCCGATAACTCGGGCGCTCGCGAAGTCATGTGCATCCGCGTGCTCAAGGGCTCGCAACCCCGCTACGGCGGGGTCGGTGACGTGATTGTTTGTAGCGTCAAGGCCGCAACGCCGAACATGCCGATTAAGAAGGGCGATGTGGTGAAGGCCGTCATCGTTCGCACCCGAAAGGCGGTTCGCCGCGTGGATGGCAGCATGCTGCGCTTCGACGACAACGCTTGCGTTGTGATCAACCCGAACAACGGCGAGCCGCGAGGCACCCGTATCTTCGGCCCGGTCGCTCGCGAACTCCGCGATTCGAACTACATGAAGATCGTTTCGCTGGCTCCGGAGGTGCTGTAA
- the rplX gene encoding 50S ribosomal protein L24 has protein sequence MPTKAEIKKLNTKIKLKLRTGDQVVIIAGKDKGQKGFIAAVSPKEGKIIVLQNNPENEEQPLPLNAVIKHRKAKMQGERSARIKLPAPLHISNVMLLDPKSGDATRVGRRKEGGRLVRYAKKSDTTIKDPTSGAKGDEPKGKKKK, from the coding sequence ATGCCTACTAAAGCTGAAATTAAAAAGCTGAATACCAAGATCAAGCTCAAGCTGCGAACTGGCGACCAAGTCGTCATCATCGCCGGCAAGGACAAGGGTCAAAAGGGATTCATCGCCGCCGTCTCGCCGAAGGAAGGCAAGATCATCGTTCTCCAGAACAATCCGGAAAACGAAGAGCAGCCGCTTCCGTTGAACGCCGTGATCAAGCACCGTAAGGCCAAGATGCAAGGCGAACGCTCGGCTCGCATCAAGCTGCCGGCTCCGCTGCACATCTCGAACGTGATGCTCCTCGACCCCAAGTCGGGCGACGCCACTCGCGTTGGTCGCCGCAAGGAAGGCGGGCGCCTGGTGCGCTACGCCAAGAAGAGCGACACGACGATCAAGGATCCGACGAGCGGTGCTAAGGGCGACGAGCCCAAGGGCAAAAAGAAGAAGTAA